GCGCTGACGGCCGTTCTCGGCGGTCCCGTCGTGCACAGCCTTGGTTATGGCTTCCTGCTCTGGCCGGTCGCCGGAAACTCGCTGATCCTTTTGGCCCTGGCACTCCTCTATAACAATGCCACCGGCCGCGCCTATCCACACGGCCTGAAGCCTGGAAAGGCCGCCCACGGCACGACCGATCCCACGCCCATCCAGAAGATCGGTTTTTCTTCGACCGATCTCGACGAGGTGCTGAAGGAATATGACGAGGTTCTCGATATCGACCGGGACGAGCTCGAGACCATCCTGCGCAAGACCGAACTGCGCTCTTACCGCCGCCGCGCGCTGCATCTCGATTGCGCCAGTGTCATGTCCCGGGATGTGATCGGTGTCGCCCCCGATGATAGCCTGCGCCACGCCCATGCGCTGATGCATAACCACCATTTCAAGGCGCTGCCCGTCACCAACGACAAGGCCGAAATCGTCGGCATCGTCACCCAGACGGATTTCCTGGAAAAGGCGAGCTGGAGAAACGGCCGTCCCTCCATCGGCTTCCTGCAGCGGCTGCGCCTCATTCTGTCTGGCGCAAGCGCCCCCAACGATACCGTCAAGGACATCATGACCTCGCCGGTGAAAACCGTGCTGCCGGAGACTTCAATCGAGGAAGCCATCATCCGTTTTGCTGAGGAAGGTCTGCATTACCTGCCGGTCATCGACGCGAAAGGAAAGATGGTGGGAATCGTGTCGCAATCCGATGTCATGGTTGCGATGCTGGCGGACAAGGTGGCGGCCTGAGCCTTTCCTTGGAGCCAAGAACAACCTGCCGTCGGAAGCCGTCAAAGCTTTAAGCGGCGGATGCTCCGACCATGGACAATGGTGAGAATGAGCACGCCGGAACCGTCAGTTTCATAAAAAATGACATGGCTTCCATGTTCGTGTCTACGTATGCCTTCTCCAACAATCGTGGCTGAACGTCCCATACGTGGATTATTGCCAAGCAACTGGAAACAGCTTTCCATGCCGTCTTTGTACAGACGTGCCTGATTCAATCCGAACCGTTCAATACCATAGAGGAAGATGTCGAGAATTTCGTTTTCGGCTTGCGTGCTCAACCGATAATTATTCACGCATGACACCGTGGGCTGTCGCTACACGTTCAGCTTCCGCGAACAAATCATCCATGCTGCGGGACCCGACACCACTGGCGCGGGACTCCGCAACGATTTGGCGAAGCTCGTCAATGCTGAAATCCTGCCCTCGCCGGGCCCAGTCACGTCGTACGAGATCCCGCACATAGTCACTGGCGCTGGCGTATTCGCCCTTCTGGATACGGCTTTCGATCCAGTCTTTCATCGGGTCTGGCAAGGAAAAGGTCATGTTCGCCATGTCTCAAATCTCCTGTCAGCCCGATGATGATATCAATACATCGAAAAAACCACAAAATTCTGACTTGCGGCAGTGTCGACAGTATCAGCCTCAGAACGGAATATCGTCATCCATATCGTTGGAGAAGCCACCGGAAGGCTGGCCGCCGCCACGGGATGAGCCGCCGCGCGGCGAGGACTGCTGGTCGTAACCGCCGCCGCTGCCATAATCATTGCCACCGCCGAAATCGCCGCCACCGCTGCGACCACCACCGCCTTCACCGCGACCGTCGAGCATCGTCAGCGTGGAGTTGAAGCCCTGCAGCACGATTTCGGTGGAGTAGCGGTCGTTGCCGGTCTGGTCCTGCCATTTGCGCGTCTGCAGCTGGCCTTCAATATAGAGCTTGGCGCCCTTCTTGACATATTGTTCGACGACCTTGCACAGGCCTTCGTTGAAAACCACGACGGTGTGCCATTCGGTCTTTTCCTTGCGCTCACCGCTGTTGCGGTCGCGCCAGGTTTCCGAGGTGGCGATACGCAGGTTGGCGATGGGGCGGCCATCCTGCGTCCGGCGGATTTCGGGATCGGCGCCGACATTCCCGATCAGAATTACCTTGTTTACGCTACCAGCCATCTCGTCATCCTGTCCGCCAGCCTTCATGACCGGCAATTGCATTTCAAAAAATCCCGCACACAATAACCACCACCGCCCGCAAAGGGCACCGCAGGCAGGGAACTATCCACAAAGAATAATCTTAAGCTGTGGGAGCAGACATTCGCGCTTGCAATTCGTTCCTTTTTTGTTCTATTAAATCGCAGATTTCGAGTCAAGCATTCCGAAAAGCTGCGCCCGATAGGAAATAGACCTCGACACCTCCGGCTGCGTCACTACATAAGGACGCGCTGCCAGCAAGTGTGTTATTTTTGTCCGAGCCTTGTCATGAGTGAACTGAAGACGATTTCCATCCGTGGCGCCCGCGAGCACAATCTCAAGGGCATCGATCTGGATCTACCGCGCAACAAGCTGATTGTCATGACCGGGCTTTCCGGCTCGGGCAAGTCGTCGCTTGCCTTCGACACGATCTATGCCGAGGGGCAGCGCCGTTATGTCGAAAGCCTTTCGGCCTATGCGCGCCAGTTCCTGGAAATGATGCAGAAGCCGGATGTCGACCAGATTGACGGTCTGTCTCCGGCCATTTCCATCGAGCAGAAGACAACCTCGCGCAATCCGCGCTCCACGGTTGGCACGGTCACCGAGATTTACGACTATATGCGCTTGCTGTTCGCGCGTGTCGGGGTGCCCTACTCACCTGCTACCGGCCTGCCGATCGAAAGCCAGACAGTCAGCCAGATGGTCGACCGTATCCTCGCTTTCGAGGAAGGTACGCGTCTTTATATCCTCGCGCCGATCGTGCGTGGCCGTAAAGGCGAGTACAAGAAGGAACTGGCCGAGCTGATGAAGAAGGGCTTCCAGCGCGTCAAGGTGGATGGCCAGTTCTACGAGATCGCCGACGTTCCTGCCCTCGACAAGAAATACAAACACGATATCGACGTGGTGGTCGACCGTGCGGTGGTGCGCCCGGATATGGCCGCGCGCCTCGCCGACAGTCTCGAAACCTGCCTCAAGCTCGCAGACGGGCTGGCTATCGCCGAATTCGCCGACAAGCCGTTGCCACCTGAAGACACCGCCGCCGGCGGCTCTGCCAACAAGTCTCTTAACGAGACCCACGAACGTGTGCTGTTTTCGGAAAAATTCGCCTGCCCCGTTTCCGGCTTCACCATCCCGGAAATCGAGCCGCGTTTATTCTCCTTCAACAACCCCTTCGGCGCCTGCCCCAGCTGCGATGGCCTCGGCTCGCAGCAGAAGGTGGATGAAAACCTGATCGTTCCGGAGCCGGCGCGCACGCTGCGCGACGGCGCCATCGCCCCCTGGGCAAAGTCTTCCTCGCCCTATTACAACCAGACGCTGGAAGCGCTCGGCAAGGCCTTCGGTTTTAAACTGTCCAGCAAATGGACGGATCTTTCCAAGGAGGCGCAGCACGCCATTCTTCAGGGTACCGACGACAAGATCGAATTCAACTATCAGGATGGCGCCCGCTCCTACAAGACGGTGAAGAACTTCGAAGGCATCGTGCCCAATCTGGAGCGCCGCTGGAAAGAGACCGACAGCGCCTGGGCGCGGGAGGAAATCGAGCGTTACATGTCGGCAGCCCCCTGCCCGGCCTGCGCCGGTTATCGCCTGAAGCCGGAAGCGCTCGCCGTCAAGATCAACAAGCTGCATATCGGCGAAGTCACCCAGATGTCGATCCGCAAGGCACGCGACTGGTTCGAGGTGCTGCCGGAAAATCTCAACGCCAAGCAGAATGAAATCGCAGTCCGTATCCTCAAGGAAATCCGCGAACGCCTGCGGTTCCTCAACGACGTCGGGCTGGATTATCTTAGCCTGTCACGCAATTCCGGCACGCTGTCCGGCGGCGAAAGCCAGCGCATCCGTCTGGCCTCACAAATCGGCTCGGGCCTGACAGGCGTTCTTTACGTTCTGGATGAGCCTTCGATCGGCCTGCACCAGCGTGACAATGCCCGCCTGCTCGAGACACTGAAACACCTGCGCGATATCGGCAATACCGTCATCGTTGTCGAACATGACGAGGACGCCATCCTGACGGCGGATTATGTGGTCGATATCGGTCCGGCCGCCGGCATTCACGGTGGTCAGGTGATCGCGGAAGGCACGCCGCAGGACGTGATGGCCAATCCGAAGTCACTGACCGGCAAATATCTCTCCGGCGAACTCGGCGTTGCCGTGCCAGCCGAACGCCGCAAGCCGAAAAAGGGTCGCGAGATCAAGGTTTTTGGCGCCCGTGGTAACAACCTCCAGAATGTCACGGCTGCCGTGCCGCTCGGCGTTTTCACCGCGGTAACCGGCGTATCAGGTGGTGGCAAGTCCACCTTCCTGATCGAGACGCTTTACAAATCGGCGGCGCGCCGGGTGATGGGCGCGCGCGAAATCCCGGCCGAACATGATCGCATCGACGGTTTCGAATTCATCGACAAGGTGATCGATATCGACCAGTCGCCGATCGGCCGCACGCCGCGCTCCAATCCCGCCACCTATACCGGCGCCTTCACGCCGATCCGTGACTGGTTCGCCGGCCTGCCGGAAGCCAAGGCGCGGGGTTACGCGCCGGGCCGTTTCTCCTTCAACGTCAAGGGCGGCCGCTGTGAGGCCTGCCAGGGCGACGGCGTCATCAAGATCGAGATGCACTTCCTGCCCGACGTTTATGTCACCTGCGACGTCTGCCACGGCAAGCGTTATAATCGCGAGACACTGGATGTTACCTTCAAGGGCAAATCCATCGCCGACGTGCTGGACATGACGGTCGAAGAAGGCGTGGAGTTCTTCGCCGCGGTGCCGGCGGTCCGCGACAAGCTGCAATCGCTGTTCGATGTCGGCCTCGGTTACATCAAGGTCGGCCAGCAGGCCAACACGCTCTCAGGCGGTGAAGCGCAGCGCGTCAAACTCGCCAAGGAACTGTCGAAGCGCTCGACGGGCCGTACGCTCTATATCCTCGACGAACCGACGACGGGCCTGCATTTCCACGACGTCAACAAGCTACTGGAAATGCTGCATGCGCTGGTGGAACAGGGCAATTCCGTCGTGGTGATCGAACACAATCTCGAAGTCATCAAGACGGCCGACTGGATCATCGATATCGGCCCCGAAGGTGGCACGGGCGGCGGCGAAGTGGTGGCAACCGGCACGCCGGAAGACATCGTCAAGGTCGAGCGCTCTTATACCGGCCACTTCCTGAAGGAACTTCTCGACCGCCGGCCGGCCGGGAAACGCGAGGCTGCGGAGTAATCCGCAGCTTTGGCAAAGGTTCAAAAGGCCAAAAGCCTGTGGAGGAACAGCATATGTCGACATCAGGAACAATCCGCACGGGTATCGGCGGCTGGACTTTCGAGCCCTGGGAAGGCACGTTTTATCCGGAAAAACTGACGAAGAAACGTCAGCTCGAACATGCCAGCCGGCAATTGACGGCAATAGAGGTGAACGGCACCTATTACAGCAGTCAGAAGCCGGAAACTTTCGCCAAGTGGGCTTCCGAAGTCCCCGACGACTTCATCTTCTCGCTAAAGGCGAGCCGCTTCGTCACCAATCGCAGGGTTCTGGCCGAAGCCGGTGAATCCATGACGAAGTTCCTGACGCAGGGTCTGACGGAACTCGGGTCTCATCTTGGCCCGATCCTCTGGCAGTTCGCGCCCACGAAGAAATTCGATGCGGATGATTTCGGCGCTTTTCTGGCGCTGCTGCCGGAAAAACAGGACGGCATTTCCCTGCGGCATGTGGTCGAGGTGCGCAACGAGACATTTCAGGTACCGGAATTCATCGATCTCATCGCCAAATACAAGGTCGCCGTCGTCTGCGCCGATCATCACGATTATCCGATGCTGCCGGATGTGACCGCCGACTTCGTCTATTGCCGTCTGCAGAAGGGCGAGGACGATATCAAGACCTGTTATCCGCAGACCGGGATCAGCGACTGGGCCAAACGGCTCAAGACCTATGCGGCGGGCGGCGTGCCTGATGACCTGCCGCTGACCGCGCCCGGGCGGAAGGTCGAAAAGACCCAGCGCGACGTCTTTGCCTTCTTCATCACCGGCGGCAAGATCAATGCGCCCGTGGGTGCGCAGGAACTGCAAAAAGCGGTCTGAGGCGTCTCAGCCGGCCAGTTCTTTCATCGGGTTGAAATCGATGGCGGCGAAAGCTGCCTCGATCACCTCCGGCCCCGCTCCCGGCCTGGTGGCATCGCTGGAGAGGATTTGCCGGAAACGGCGCGCGCCCGGCATGCCCTGAAACAGGCCGACCATGTGGCGGGTAACGTGATTGAGACGTCCACCTGTGGCAATATAATCGGCAGCATAAGCCATCATCGTGTCCCGCAAAGCCATCCAGTCATATTGGAGGGCTTCCTCGCCATGGATACGATGATCGACATCGGCAAGGATCGAGGTGTTGTGATAGGCGGCCCTGCCGAGC
This window of the Agrobacterium fabrum str. C58 genome carries:
- a CDS encoding CBS domain-containing protein, with protein sequence MRSTLRRLIPDAAPVSNRERLRTATGAFFGILLTGLLGSFALRFDPTLPAMIAPMGASAVLLFAVPSSPLAQPWSILCGNLVSAFVGVTVALLVQDPFLASALAISFAIAAMMALRCLHPPSGAVALTAVLGGPVVHSLGYGFLLWPVAGNSLILLALALLYNNATGRAYPHGLKPGKAAHGTTDPTPIQKIGFSSTDLDEVLKEYDEVLDIDRDELETILRKTELRSYRRRALHLDCASVMSRDVIGVAPDDSLRHAHALMHNHHFKALPVTNDKAEIVGIVTQTDFLEKASWRNGRPSIGFLQRLRLILSGASAPNDTVKDIMTSPVKTVLPETSIEEAIIRFAEEGLHYLPVIDAKGKMVGIVSQSDVMVAMLADKVAA
- a CDS encoding type II toxin-antitoxin system RelE/ParE family toxin, giving the protein MNNYRLSTQAENEILDIFLYGIERFGLNQARLYKDGMESCFQLLGNNPRMGRSATIVGEGIRRHEHGSHVIFYETDGSGVLILTIVHGRSIRRLKL
- a CDS encoding type II toxin-antitoxin system ParD family antitoxin yields the protein MANMTFSLPDPMKDWIESRIQKGEYASASDYVRDLVRRDWARRGQDFSIDELRQIVAESRASGVGSRSMDDLFAEAERVATAHGVMRE
- a CDS encoding single-stranded DNA-binding protein, with product MQLPVMKAGGQDDEMAGSVNKVILIGNVGADPEIRRTQDGRPIANLRIATSETWRDRNSGERKEKTEWHTVVVFNEGLCKVVEQYVKKGAKLYIEGQLQTRKWQDQTGNDRYSTEIVLQGFNSTLTMLDGRGEGGGGRSGGGDFGGGNDYGSGGGYDQQSSPRGGSSRGGGQPSGGFSNDMDDDIPF
- the uvrA gene encoding excinuclease ABC subunit UvrA, producing MSELKTISIRGAREHNLKGIDLDLPRNKLIVMTGLSGSGKSSLAFDTIYAEGQRRYVESLSAYARQFLEMMQKPDVDQIDGLSPAISIEQKTTSRNPRSTVGTVTEIYDYMRLLFARVGVPYSPATGLPIESQTVSQMVDRILAFEEGTRLYILAPIVRGRKGEYKKELAELMKKGFQRVKVDGQFYEIADVPALDKKYKHDIDVVVDRAVVRPDMAARLADSLETCLKLADGLAIAEFADKPLPPEDTAAGGSANKSLNETHERVLFSEKFACPVSGFTIPEIEPRLFSFNNPFGACPSCDGLGSQQKVDENLIVPEPARTLRDGAIAPWAKSSSPYYNQTLEALGKAFGFKLSSKWTDLSKEAQHAILQGTDDKIEFNYQDGARSYKTVKNFEGIVPNLERRWKETDSAWAREEIERYMSAAPCPACAGYRLKPEALAVKINKLHIGEVTQMSIRKARDWFEVLPENLNAKQNEIAVRILKEIRERLRFLNDVGLDYLSLSRNSGTLSGGESQRIRLASQIGSGLTGVLYVLDEPSIGLHQRDNARLLETLKHLRDIGNTVIVVEHDEDAILTADYVVDIGPAAGIHGGQVIAEGTPQDVMANPKSLTGKYLSGELGVAVPAERRKPKKGREIKVFGARGNNLQNVTAAVPLGVFTAVTGVSGGGKSTFLIETLYKSAARRVMGAREIPAEHDRIDGFEFIDKVIDIDQSPIGRTPRSNPATYTGAFTPIRDWFAGLPEAKARGYAPGRFSFNVKGGRCEACQGDGVIKIEMHFLPDVYVTCDVCHGKRYNRETLDVTFKGKSIADVLDMTVEEGVEFFAAVPAVRDKLQSLFDVGLGYIKVGQQANTLSGGEAQRVKLAKELSKRSTGRTLYILDEPTTGLHFHDVNKLLEMLHALVEQGNSVVVIEHNLEVIKTADWIIDIGPEGGTGGGEVVATGTPEDIVKVERSYTGHFLKELLDRRPAGKREAAE
- a CDS encoding DUF72 domain-containing protein, translated to MSTSGTIRTGIGGWTFEPWEGTFYPEKLTKKRQLEHASRQLTAIEVNGTYYSSQKPETFAKWASEVPDDFIFSLKASRFVTNRRVLAEAGESMTKFLTQGLTELGSHLGPILWQFAPTKKFDADDFGAFLALLPEKQDGISLRHVVEVRNETFQVPEFIDLIAKYKVAVVCADHHDYPMLPDVTADFVYCRLQKGEDDIKTCYPQTGISDWAKRLKTYAAGGVPDDLPLTAPGRKVEKTQRDVFAFFITGGKINAPVGAQELQKAV